The Podarcis muralis chromosome 14, rPodMur119.hap1.1, whole genome shotgun sequence nucleotide sequence ttgcttacCACCAGTCCAGGAGTGGCAATGCCTGCctacttcttcttcctcctccatctcagATCTGCCCTCGCagaggaaactacaactaatccagaatgcggcagctagactgatgactgggggcggctgccaagaccacataacaccggtcttgaaagacctacattggctcccagtacgttttcgagcacaattcaaagtgttggtgctgacctttaaagccctaaacggcctcggaccagtatacctgaaggagcgtctccacccccatcattctgcccggacactgaggtccagtgccgagggccttctggtggttccctcattgcgagaagcaaagctacagggaaccaggcagagggccttctcggtagtggtgcccgccctgtggaacgccctcccaccagatgtcaaagggataaacaactacctgacatttagaaaacatctgaaggcagccctgtttttaatgtgtgacattttaatgtatttttaatctctgttggaagccgccagagtggctggggaaacccagccagatggacggggtacaaataagaaaatattattattattatgggctgAGGCATGCTAATAGAACCTAGTTTCTCCTTCCATGGAGAAACTGAGCAGGATGCAGTTTGGGAAGCCCTTGTGGCCATTTTGTCATGTACCGATTGCCCCCACATTACAACGCACCATGACGGTTTCCGGTACGTTTTGTAATGTGTGCAAGGAACACCCAAGCTGTGTGTGAGGCTGAGCACTGAATGCCCCCCACCACAGCTGCTCCGCACTTAACCAGCTCGATAGTGATAGGTATGCTAACAAGCTGATCAGCCCCTGTCAGGGTCCCTCAGCtcagctctttagtgctcagtctaATCCCAGCAGTGAAACACACTGTCAGCAGCAAGCAGCTGACTGGAAGTGGGATAGCCTACGAGACAGCTGGGCAGAATCTGGTGCTTGCTAGGCAAGTTGTGATCCGCTTCTGAGACATCTGGCATCCAGAGGATCCCTCTGGTGAGTGGGATCAcctgcaggagggattcaagtgtgTAATCTAGGTTTGTGCAATTATTTATTGGTAGTAtcgttattatttattgcatttatatcccaccttttttctccaaggagctcaaggtggcatatcggatttccccttcctcatgtcatcccacaacaaccctgtgaggtaggttagggtgagaggCAGTGAGATTCGTGGCCTGTGTGCCGGCACAAGAGGCCCTTAGCAAGATGGCCTGGTGGGAAAAGATTGCTTAGAGGACATTCTCTGCACATTTTATTCAGCTTTCCCTGGgattactgctgaattggaacaaagacCAATCTGCATAAATCCCGactgatgtttgttctgattcagtagtGATCAGTGGGTTCCCCCAGGGAAAGTGGACCTGTGGGTAGAGAACCCAGGACAAACAGAAGAAATCACAAACAGACAAATGAAAATGTAGAGGATTCTGACGCTTTGTCAGAAAGTCGGAggctgtcagaggcagtgtgccaATGTacgccagttgctgggaatggcAAGCGCAGgggggcatttggttggctacagtgaaaacaggatgctcagctatttttattataaatattcataatacagtggtacctcgggttaagaatttaattcattctggaggtccgttcttaacctgaaactgttcttaacctgaagcaccactttagctaatggggcctcctgctgctgctgcacgatttctgttctcatcctgaagcaaagttcttaacccaaggtaatatttctgggttagcagagtctgtaacctgaagcggctgtaacctgaagcggctgtaacccaaagtaccactgtaatgatttgATTTATTACTTGCCTTTCACCcacaggtcccagggcaggtcacacAACAATTTATACAGCatgaaaacagtttaaagcaaagtACAGCCTTAGgaatatttgttttttgttttttttaaaatattttttattgcttttttcccaGGTCAAATACATCATCAATTACTCAGCGAAAGcagttttacaaaagaaaaaaacagaaaatagaaaaaagaaaattcacaatttcaaacattttttcataatccactggacttccccacatcctccgcaccctgcattctttgtaataaacaaatatcagcaaattaataccttgtttcatgcgtttttgtactttcatctaattatattttagatttagagTACGTATTATTGGTTAACTTCTTTCCATCATCAATCCCCAAAAATAGGAACATTTACTCTGAAATTTGGACTTTTCACAgtcataacttaatttccaccattttcaaatctcaatactgaagcatgttattccaaaaaacttagcaaattctcaacattcgtataacttataatgtttttgtagatagtccttaatttttttccagtcctcttccactgcctcttctcccaggtcccggattctgccagtcatttcggccaattccatatagtccatcagttgcgtatgccattcttccagcgcaGCCTTAGGAATATTtgaagatagccatcttcagatatctcaagggctgtcacatggaagacagaacaagcttgttttctcctgctctggagggcaggactcaaaccaatggcttcaaggcacaagaaaggagattctaaacaTCAGGGGGGgaaaactttctgaaagtaagagctgtttgacagtgggatggTCTCcctcaagaggtggtggactctcctttcttggaggtttttaagcagaggtcagatggccatGTGTCATAGATGGTTTTgctgagattactgcattgcagggagttggactagatcaggcataggcaaactcggccctccagatgttttgggactacaactcccatgatccctgaccactggtcctgctagctaggaatcatgggagttgtagtcccaaatcatctggagggccgagattgcctatgcctggactagatgatcctcggtgtcccttccaactctacaattctatgattatgtgaATTCCAGAcaggaaagttgttgagcttttgagggcaaaaaaaatgctgtttttgagcATTTTCTAATGGGAAATAGGCAAAAACGGCATTGTCGACATGGATTGCCATGCacccggattttcctggacattttaccAATTTTTGCCTAGACACTGCTAAAGACAGCAGTATTCCACATATGTCCGGAAGATTCCGTACGTATGGGAACTCTAGTTGATGGCCACCAGCCTCTATATGTGGGACTAGGTAGTCTTCCACCCCACACCCTGAGCTCTATGGTGCAGAGGAAGCAGTATGTTTGGCTTGTTAAGGGCACTTCCATAATGGCCCCACTGCTCGAAAAAGATTACACATGTCTTCACCCTTGGGAACCACCCTTCCAAATTGGGAAGGGAGAGTCGCTTGgtgacagagcacctgctttgcaagcagatggTTTCAGGTTCAATCACTAGTACAGACAGTTAAAAAGATCAGATGGCAgctggtgaggggggggggactcttctCTGCTGGAGACCTCAGAGAGTCACTGACGGTGAGAACTCCCAGAGGGAGAGCTGTGTTAAAGAgctgtagagaactgaatttgagattCGAAAAATGAGAAACCCAGAGAACCAAAGGGAGCAGATCCTTCCACCCCTAAGCATAACATCAATAAAATTAGGGCAATTTTATGAAAGCAGCAAAAGGTGAGACCAGGTATAGAGCTGGTGGAAACAGTTTGGCAGTAACAGCCCATGGGATCTGTGTTGGGCTTCATTTGCCCTGCTGGCCAGAAGTTCCCTACCTTTGCTGCTGACAGCACTGGGCTACACTGGCAATTAGCTGATCCTAAtgtaaaggctgatcgccgaagaattgatgcttttgaattatggtgctggagaagactcttgagagtcccatggactgcaagaagatcaaacgcatccattcttaaggaaatcagccctgagtgctcactggaaggacagatcgtgaagctgaggctccagtactttggccacctcatgagaagagaagactccctggagaagacactgatgctgggaaagatggagggcacaaggagaagggggcgacagaggacgagatggttggatagtgttttcgaggttaccagcatgagtttgaccaaactgcgggaggtagtggaggacagaggtgcctggcgtgctctggtccatggggccacgaagagtcggacacgactaaacgactaaataacaacaacaaatgtaaagTTCCCTGTGTTCCAAACCAAGCTAGCAAACAGATCAAAAATTACAGGGGGGGTAGGTTCTTATTCCCATTGGGGTGGAGATGGGCAACTGCTCTTAAGGCTGTCAGTTTGCTGGCATTGTTCACCTACAGATAAAATACTTGAATCTCTCTGTTGCCATTTACTGCATTCCATTTCCAGTAGCTCACAGACAGATTTAGGGATGATCCTAAGAGTGCATTAGCATAAACAAGGATTTCTGaaactccttctctctccctttctctctgctgGGTCCACAAGTATCCTGCAAACGCAAAACACCAGCTAAAGAGGGTAGCTAAAGGCTTCAAGCACCATTTGTAATGGGAAGGGCTCCAACACATCATTCATTtaaacagtggtgtagcgtggggggtgcaaggggggccggccgcaccgggcgcaacatctggggggcgcgcgctcgcactcgcagctctctgcccctacctggctcactcactctctctcactgcagtgctggctgtgagaatccgatccgagccaccgggtcgccgcccactgtggagggggggggtgccaggcgtgcggtgcgactcgagtgctaaaatccacgggttagggggcgcaaattacttgccttgccctgggtgctgacaacccacgctacgccactgcatttaaAGCAGGCTCCCTCCCACGGcaaataattatgggagctggagtttacCCCTCGCAAAtgaaattcccagcatccttcgCAAgttactgttcccaggattcctaCCCAGAGAtgacggggattgaacctgggaccttctgcacgcaaacagaagctccaccactgagctacagggaAGGGACAATGGAATGACATACCTGGGTGGAAGCCAACCACGATGTCAGGCCGAGGAGCCTGCTGGGTCTCTACCTGCGATTCCCAAAAGTCATGATAAAGGCCCTTGTAGCTGCTGAGGTAGACTCGTTCCCGGGGCCCAAAAGCCACCAACGGCGGCCTCATGATGGGCCCATCTACCACGTCAACGCCCACCATCACCACCTCGATGCCCTGGTGCTTTGGAAACATGCGGGAGAGCTCATCGTAGTCTGTCACCCGGGCATTCAGAGTCTCTACGTGGGAAGCTCCAACCACGTGCACCGTGATAGGCTTGGCGTAGGGGTCAAGGTGGAACAGGCACAGCCCCAAGCCAATGGTGGCTGGTCTGGACACAAAGTCCGTCATCACCCGCTTGACAGACTCCAGGAGCTCCGCCTCCTCTGGCTTTGGCTTCCCAGCATTGGCCCAGAGGATGTTCATGTAACGCCCCGTCATGATATTGTTGAGCTTCTCCTCTAGACCGTCCTGCATCGAGAAGTAGTCCTCCCAGCCTCTCACCTCCAGGATTCGCTTCGTCCAGGGGCTTGTGAGGAAAGGGATGTCGCCTGTCGGAAGAATCACAGTGGAACAAAAGCTTCAGGTTGACTGGTAGACCTTTGGGTTACTAGTGGGCCTTGGGAttaattggtttgtttgtttttaaggtgccCTTGCCCAACCTTTAAGTCTGCCTGCTGTAATACACATTGTATTTTTTATAGTTTATTGTCAGGTAgagttgtttttctttaattgGAAACTGTGATTAATGAATGAATAAAGAGCATAACCTGATTCTGAAGATTGGCCAGCAAAGGATTCGGTGGAAGCCCTGCAATGTAGGTGGCCCCATAGAGCCATTCTGCCAGTGAAGACACACTAACAGGGCAACTGAGAGAGGGCAGAGGGGGAAAATACACCAGCACTGGATCCCATGCCCATGGCAGGCTTACCTGTGAAAACAAGCCATTCCACTAGTCGGTCGAGAGCCACCAGTTTCAGCTTCTTGCAGACCTTTTTGTGTGTGGGCCAGTTGGCTCGTTGGCATTCTGAGCCACAGTAATAGACATTCTGGCACCTGGGAGTGGAAAGAAGGTTGCTAAAAGGTTCAGCCTACCAGACCCCACTGGCTTCAATATCCATAGCAAGAAGTGATCTTCATTCACTGCCTATATATGGACGATCATATCTCAACTTGGGATATGAACGAGCCTTTGCTCGTagctgctttgctcttccccTTTGCAGGAACCACAGAGAAGCCAGGAAGCATCTCCTTAGCCATAGTTTCCTGATTCATCTGGCTGGGAAACAATGGTTGCCTGCTTTGGATCCTAAAACAATTTGTAGCTTGATATACTGGTTTGTTCCAAAGCAGGCagccatagtttcctggtttggtCACATGCACGTTTATTTGCTTGATGTATTATGCTTAAAAATGTCatctggccctccatatgttgttgagctacaactcccaccagccccagcaaaaATGGTCAACAGCAAGGGATGGTGCGAGTTGCAGTTCAGAAATAtccag carries:
- the MSS51 gene encoding putative protein MSS51 homolog, mitochondrial; translated protein: MAHRNKAGASKASRAKKTPKETPVVTGPNMDSLGFLAMDSNVPGLSQVILQKLNMKSYDDYRSAVEGRKLCTDFGIRSYFEMFQKMEDTFKFCVECKKLPESMPDPKSLRRCKRCQNVYYCGSECQRANWPTHKKVCKKLKLVALDRLVEWLVFTGDIPFLTSPWTKRILEVRGWEDYFSMQDGLEEKLNNIMTGRYMNILWANAGKPKPEEAELLESVKRVMTDFVSRPATIGLGLCLFHLDPYAKPITVHVVGASHVETLNARVTDYDELSRMFPKHQGIEVVMVGVDVVDGPIMRPPLVAFGPRERVYLSSYKGLYHDFWESQVETQQAPRPDIVVGFHPGFHACHDLMESWLPTLLLLRDYKIPSLFTVYSEQEMKNSLKILMELETQITGCGANPFASLKPEQAYSNPNKPPVYCNSHYMMFRGLSAPPDELDIGELDGGEEERD